The Candidatus Tanganyikabacteria bacterium genomic interval TCATGATGATCGCCCTCGCATCGGAACCGGGAACAACAGTTCGATGATAGAGAAACTATCCGGGGTTGTCAATGTCGGTCGATCACTTTTTCGCCGCGAGGCGTGCGGCGCGGTTCGGCGGCAAACGACCTGCAAGTCCGGCGGTTCTGGCCATGACAGCGGCGGGCGGCGCCAGCATCGTCATGCCATGAATCGCGAAGCGCTCAAAGGCTGGCGCATCGGCAGCGTCGCCGGCATTCCCATCGACATCGCGCCGTCCTGGATCCTGGTGGCGGTGCTGATCTTCTGGTCGCTCGGGGCCTACGTCTTCCCGATGGTCGCCCCCGGCCTGTCGTTCTACGCGGTCTGGCCGGCGTCGGCCATCGCGACCATCCTGTTCTTCGTTTCGCTGCTGGGCCACGAGCTCTCGCATTCGCTGGTCAGCCTGCGCTTCGGCATGCGCGTGCTACGCATCGTCCTGTTCGTCTTCGGCGGCATCAGCGAGACCGTCCAGGAGATGCCGAGCGCGATCGCCGAGTTCTGGGTCGCCATCGCCGGCCCCCTGGCAAGCCTCCTGTTCGCCGCGGTCTTCATGGTCCTCTCGGCGGCCGCCTCGCAGCTCGGCATGCCGGCCACCGCCATCGTCTTCAGCTGGCTGGGCATCGCCAACGCGATCCTGGCCGTCTTCAACCTCCTGCCCGGCTTCCCGCTCGACGGCGGCCGTGTGCTGCGGTCGATCCTCTGGGGCGCGACGGGCAACTACCTGCGAGCGACCCACTGGGGAAGCGTCGCCGGCAAG includes:
- a CDS encoding site-2 protease family protein; translated protein: MNREALKGWRIGSVAGIPIDIAPSWILVAVLIFWSLGAYVFPMVAPGLSFYAVWPASAIATILFFVSLLGHELSHSLVSLRFGMRVLRIVLFVFGGISETVQEMPSAIAEFWVAIAGPLASLLFAAVFMVLSAAASQLGMPATAIVFSWLGIANAILAVFNLLPGFPLDGGRVLRSILWGATGNYLRATHWGSVAGKGVALLLGVWGLARGFGQGDWFGTIWVGLLGFLLYNAADAAYKQAVMLDALRNVPVRNVMRLDIHPLREDATLPEAVDEVMARYPDQAFPVADPEQHFRGILSTDQVESVPPPFRGRIRVTELMRPIDDGAAIDPDTPATRALERMYATGVDPLPVCDDGRLVGLVGESDLVRYLRWHPELIERAEKS